A stretch of Mesorhizobium sp. M2A.F.Ca.ET.046.03.2.1 DNA encodes these proteins:
- a CDS encoding SIR2 family protein, with protein MALAPTADQITVQHVLAKFEAEFAPVARAVEDGEFALWVGSGISRQAPNLGNLIERAFDYLRQRAVDPETAATYMPALEEALVLAEIEPASVQAQFGQALAAWPQHGDIINRLWTNYSRVLDIRIAGQDADFVLWEAIDVRRAFEHPAPPAAEHLCIAVLILEGAVQAVASANWDGFIEAAIERVSNGVPGVLQVVVDPDQLRGPAGRARLLKFHGCIVHATREPLTFRRYLTGSRTQIMDWPETAAFAAMRNEVVGLATTHKTLVLGLSIQDNNLQTIFARAKEVHAWPWPCAPHAPAHIFCENTIQQGQRDVLRLSYGDGYNHDPAAVHEATLLRAWGEKVLIALVLKLIGDKLTRLMELSLNAMGKGPIAVVLGPLIKSLRDDIAGLAVPVPGSKDRTAFTNLAISLWSRMLSLFRSGTLPVNPEAYEALTSSTLNLIAADQNAQAMGLGRLGVALALLQYGRAAGHWQLSQPTSSDLISGAMTAKASRPGAVNRPLFLVKSATDAIALQSDGAFANDNAIIVHADDTWHRMTGGSASARRVRAAPGRTGRVGEIHVSLGDLLSRCGDAVMLQQEFVSEMIL; from the coding sequence GTGGCGCTGGCTCCAACCGCCGATCAGATTACCGTGCAACATGTGCTTGCGAAGTTCGAGGCCGAATTTGCCCCAGTAGCGCGAGCGGTCGAGGATGGCGAGTTCGCGCTTTGGGTTGGCTCAGGGATTTCGAGGCAGGCGCCTAATCTCGGTAACCTCATCGAGCGAGCGTTCGACTATCTTCGCCAGAGAGCAGTCGATCCGGAAACGGCGGCCACCTATATGCCGGCACTTGAGGAGGCACTTGTACTTGCCGAAATCGAGCCGGCAAGTGTTCAAGCCCAATTCGGGCAAGCTCTTGCAGCCTGGCCACAGCATGGTGATATTATCAATCGGCTATGGACCAATTATTCGCGTGTCCTCGACATTCGCATCGCCGGACAGGACGCGGACTTCGTCCTGTGGGAAGCGATAGACGTCCGGCGTGCATTCGAGCATCCAGCGCCTCCTGCTGCGGAGCATTTGTGCATTGCCGTGCTGATCCTTGAAGGCGCCGTCCAGGCAGTTGCGTCAGCCAATTGGGACGGCTTCATCGAAGCGGCGATCGAGCGCGTCAGCAACGGCGTTCCAGGCGTCCTCCAGGTCGTTGTCGATCCCGACCAACTTCGTGGGCCTGCAGGCCGAGCGCGGCTACTGAAGTTCCACGGATGTATCGTGCATGCGACCCGCGAACCGTTGACCTTCAGACGATATCTTACTGGGAGCCGCACCCAGATTATGGACTGGCCAGAAACTGCCGCATTCGCGGCGATGCGCAACGAGGTTGTTGGCCTTGCGACGACCCACAAAACGTTGGTACTCGGACTTTCGATTCAGGACAACAATCTACAGACGATCTTTGCGCGAGCGAAGGAAGTTCATGCTTGGCCTTGGCCATGCGCGCCGCATGCCCCAGCGCATATCTTCTGCGAGAATACGATCCAGCAGGGCCAGCGGGATGTGCTGCGTCTTTCATACGGCGACGGATACAATCACGATCCTGCGGCCGTCCATGAGGCCACGCTGCTACGCGCCTGGGGCGAGAAGGTTTTAATCGCCTTGGTCCTGAAGCTAATAGGAGACAAGCTCACACGATTGATGGAGCTTAGCCTCAATGCGATGGGAAAAGGTCCGATTGCGGTTGTACTCGGTCCTCTGATCAAATCGCTCCGGGACGACATCGCTGGCCTCGCTGTACCCGTGCCTGGGAGCAAGGACCGGACCGCGTTTACGAATCTGGCCATCTCCCTGTGGTCGCGGATGCTCTCGCTGTTCCGTAGCGGGACGCTTCCGGTAAATCCTGAAGCTTATGAGGCCTTGACCAGTTCAACGCTGAACTTGATTGCCGCCGACCAGAATGCCCAGGCCATGGGGTTGGGGCGGCTTGGGGTCGCGCTTGCGCTCCTACAATACGGACGCGCAGCGGGACATTGGCAACTCAGTCAGCCCACATCCAGCGACCTGATCTCGGGGGCAATGACCGCCAAGGCATCCCGCCCCGGAGCGGTCAATCGCCCGCTGTTTCTCGTCAAGTCGGCGACGGACGCCATTGCTCTGCAAAGCGATGGCGCTTTTGCAAACGACAATGCGATCATCGTCCACGCCGATGATACCTGGCATCGCATGACAGGCGGTAGCGCAAGTGCGCGTCGTGTGCGCGCAGCTCCTGGACGGACCGGGCGAGTCGGCGAGATACATGTTAGCCTTGGCGACCTACTTTCGCGTTGTGGTGATGCGGTGATGCTGCAACAAGAATTTGTTTCGGAGATGATTCTGTGA
- a CDS encoding AAA family ATPase, with product MSDLILKSLDVTNFRSIRGHIHAPLDAKVVLLHGENGAGKTSLLSAIELALTGGVQSLARADPGYEKQLLFRSASEGSIVLRALEEKSERIFKANLSANGVESVDVLDEKVAAFFRERAFLPQSLLGQLLQIYQDAGNDASSPLAQFVGKLLGLDRLDALEAGLKPLVDVRNVRKIVDGWQATENEKTRIDRLLADERQRRDSLNEQIQSALHELTNLCSSLEFSVKVGEDTLDEVAEALAKTSDLEAFARLTDQQRRLASINREIDEAQSATGFEDLPSPTNAEDASKEFARWDAEYGPRVTGLRGTVESMLPNISMPSDLSQFADEAVKRLRTEQNQLTEHVSQARAEIARYATAQDERDVALRQRDTIDEELARLSSSAGSLGSVLAELTSFLVDDICPVCDRNFSEVSKGSLAEHVHSKVRALSASAERLLTLGRTRGEVQVTIERLEREIESIAARRLEDNVLAELDRRRASIQALIVDIEDMIETLQAGARLRAADIAARRAVSESQSRHVSLAAARETLSAFALSIGTTALDEGESFQAGASRLEELLSTHVARLERRLSMRRSGAAHLDNIRSAMTRRQEIDTQISSDSASWKSADQALEQAQGLRDQGPAIRSAVDKIRSAIIRREFNDRLNRLWRDLFVRLAPSEPFVPAFRIPQSSTQRLQPKLITEHRDGGEAGGTPGAMLSAGNLNTAALTLFIALHLSVPKELPWLVLDDPVQSMDDVHIAHFAALLRTLSKEHGRQVVIAVHDRQLFDYLKLELSPAFPDDSLLTLELSRGPRRDSVCLSTRLSFKEETALFVAA from the coding sequence ATGAGTGACCTCATCCTCAAGAGCCTCGACGTCACAAATTTCCGCAGCATCCGCGGCCATATCCATGCGCCACTCGACGCCAAAGTCGTGCTTCTCCACGGAGAGAACGGCGCGGGGAAGACGAGTTTGCTATCAGCAATTGAGCTCGCACTAACCGGAGGCGTGCAGTCGCTTGCCCGCGCGGATCCAGGGTACGAGAAGCAACTGCTTTTCCGGTCCGCGAGCGAGGGCAGCATCGTGCTTCGGGCTCTCGAAGAAAAATCTGAGCGGATATTCAAGGCGAACCTGAGCGCGAATGGTGTCGAATCAGTCGACGTGTTGGATGAGAAAGTAGCAGCCTTCTTCAGGGAGCGAGCGTTTTTGCCCCAGTCGCTGCTCGGTCAACTGCTCCAGATCTATCAAGATGCCGGGAACGATGCGTCGTCACCGTTGGCGCAGTTTGTTGGCAAGCTTCTGGGGCTCGACAGGTTGGATGCGCTAGAGGCTGGATTGAAGCCGCTAGTTGACGTTCGCAATGTCCGCAAAATCGTCGACGGCTGGCAGGCAACTGAGAACGAGAAGACGCGGATTGATCGTCTCCTTGCTGATGAGCGGCAGAGACGCGACTCTTTGAATGAGCAAATACAGAGCGCGCTCCACGAGCTCACCAACCTCTGCTCCTCGCTCGAGTTTTCCGTTAAAGTCGGCGAGGACACACTTGACGAAGTCGCCGAGGCGCTTGCAAAAACCAGTGACTTGGAGGCCTTTGCGCGCCTGACTGATCAGCAGCGAAGGCTTGCGTCGATCAACCGTGAGATCGATGAAGCGCAAAGCGCGACCGGTTTTGAGGATTTACCTTCTCCTACCAATGCAGAAGACGCCAGCAAGGAGTTCGCGCGCTGGGATGCAGAATACGGTCCCCGCGTTACCGGCCTTCGCGGTACTGTTGAAAGCATGCTTCCCAACATCTCAATGCCCAGCGATCTGTCACAGTTCGCCGACGAGGCGGTGAAGCGTCTCCGTACCGAGCAAAATCAGTTGACGGAGCACGTGTCGCAGGCCCGGGCCGAGATTGCGCGGTATGCCACGGCTCAGGATGAGCGCGACGTCGCGCTTCGTCAGCGCGACACGATTGACGAGGAGCTGGCCCGTTTGTCTAGCAGCGCGGGCAGTCTCGGTTCTGTGCTGGCAGAGCTGACATCGTTTCTCGTCGATGACATCTGTCCGGTTTGCGACCGGAATTTCAGCGAGGTCAGCAAGGGCTCGCTCGCAGAACATGTCCATAGCAAAGTGCGGGCTCTATCAGCATCGGCGGAGCGGCTGCTGACTTTGGGCCGCACCCGCGGCGAGGTTCAGGTCACGATCGAACGTCTTGAACGGGAGATTGAATCGATCGCTGCACGCCGGCTGGAGGACAATGTCCTTGCCGAGTTAGATCGGCGACGAGCCTCGATCCAGGCGCTAATCGTAGACATTGAGGACATGATCGAAACGCTACAGGCAGGGGCACGATTGCGCGCTGCTGACATCGCCGCAAGGCGCGCGGTCAGCGAATCCCAGTCACGCCACGTCTCCCTGGCCGCCGCGCGCGAAACATTGAGCGCATTTGCACTCTCCATCGGAACAACTGCTCTTGACGAAGGTGAGTCCTTCCAGGCTGGAGCGTCTAGGCTGGAAGAGCTGCTAAGCACCCACGTCGCCCGGTTGGAACGCCGCCTCTCGATGAGGCGCAGCGGAGCGGCTCACCTAGATAACATCCGCTCTGCGATGACTCGCCGCCAAGAAATCGACACCCAGATCTCCAGCGACTCCGCATCTTGGAAGAGTGCCGATCAGGCTCTTGAGCAAGCGCAGGGATTGCGCGATCAAGGCCCAGCGATCCGCAGCGCTGTCGACAAGATCCGGTCAGCCATCATTCGCCGGGAGTTCAATGACCGGCTCAATCGCTTGTGGCGGGATCTGTTCGTTCGGCTGGCGCCTAGCGAGCCGTTCGTGCCAGCTTTTCGCATTCCGCAATCGTCCACCCAGAGACTTCAACCGAAGCTCATCACCGAGCACCGTGATGGTGGCGAGGCCGGCGGAACGCCAGGCGCCATGTTGAGCGCTGGCAATCTGAACACGGCTGCGCTGACTTTGTTCATTGCACTGCATCTTTCCGTGCCGAAGGAACTGCCTTGGTTGGTTCTTGATGATCCGGTGCAGTCTATGGACGACGTCCATATTGCCCATTTCGCCGCGCTGTTGAGAACCTTGTCCAAGGAACACGGCCGCCAAGTTGTGATAGCTGTTCACGATCGCCAGTTGTTCGACTATCTAAAGCTGGAGCTCAGTCCAGCATTTCCCGATGACAGCCTTCTAACGCTTGAGCTATCGCGTGGACCGCGCAGAGACAGCGTATGCCTGTCGACGCGACTTTCGTTCAAAGAGGAGACAGCGCTCTTTGTAGCTGCGTAA
- a CDS encoding transposase: MRRQTRPFTVEIRQKRSSQKRGRSIWSDVDLSAAMAETTRELEEMEFPNRRLVDSSAVALDAEPMPKPRAEHLMANPLDAESVITATEPAAKGETPGKKVAARLRKAKAESRQPAGKNAANTAPQAEEAPAVAVRTRKIYSAKERPQMLAQIEKSISGGATHKAAVKQAGISEQTYYQWKKAAQPASDGDNLKDLVALEEENKRLKSLLAERLRKENAELKRKLGL, from the coding sequence ATGAGGCGGCAGACCCGACCGTTCACCGTGGAGATAAGACAGAAGCGCAGTTCTCAAAAACGGGGTCGTTCCATCTGGAGCGATGTCGATCTCTCCGCAGCAATGGCCGAGACAACAAGGGAACTAGAGGAGATGGAGTTCCCAAATCGTCGCCTTGTTGACTCTAGTGCCGTAGCGCTTGATGCTGAACCCATGCCGAAACCGCGAGCGGAGCATCTCATGGCAAATCCCTTGGACGCTGAATCAGTAATAACTGCAACGGAACCGGCAGCCAAAGGGGAGACGCCTGGAAAGAAGGTAGCCGCACGGTTGCGGAAGGCGAAGGCTGAGTCTAGGCAGCCTGCTGGGAAGAATGCTGCCAATACGGCGCCTCAGGCGGAGGAAGCACCAGCAGTGGCCGTGCGGACTCGGAAGATTTACTCTGCAAAGGAGCGTCCCCAGATGCTCGCCCAGATAGAGAAGTCTATCAGTGGCGGCGCCACTCACAAAGCTGCCGTAAAGCAGGCCGGCATCTCGGAACAGACCTACTATCAATGGAAGAAGGCTGCGCAGCCTGCATCGGATGGTGACAATCTGAAGGACCTCGTGGCGCTTGAGGAAGAAAACAAGCGACTGAAGAGCCTGCTCGCGGAACGCTTGCGCAAGGAGAACGCGGAACTCAAGAGGAAACTGGGGTTGTAA
- the hisC gene encoding histidinol-phosphate transaminase — protein sequence MSDAKLQSVLSSLSQVTRQLDPLPSNRAAPDASWVKLNTNENPFPLPNIIMQSAISALERQYLYPEDDNISLREAAANAYSVSVDQVIAGNGSSELLGLVYRAFLASGDSVAMMSPGFSFNRKLAMLQGAQFLEIEFSEDHSLPMEQLLFGPAKDAKFILLANPNNPTGTFIPVAHIERLLAKSDRLIVLDEAYVDFAPENGLRLINRYSNLLVLRTFSKSYAAAGIRVGFGFGHPEIIGRLRNIQNVFNMNVIGHAIGISVLAHRAAYADNHKQIKHQRQRVTLALSQLGFSVTPSHTNFLLARVPAPDGSWWQSAFAKEKILVAYFPDKGLENHIRVSIGTKEHMDAFLSAAGHISRALKMPASTPHLARG from the coding sequence ATGTCCGATGCAAAACTGCAGAGTGTGCTCTCGTCCCTTTCTCAAGTGACGAGACAGTTAGATCCTCTGCCATCCAATAGAGCAGCGCCGGATGCAAGTTGGGTAAAACTAAATACGAATGAGAATCCATTCCCGCTTCCAAATATCATAATGCAAAGTGCGATTTCGGCTCTCGAACGCCAATATCTATATCCAGAAGACGATAACATCAGCTTGAGGGAAGCCGCCGCAAACGCCTACAGCGTCTCCGTGGATCAGGTGATCGCTGGTAACGGATCGTCTGAACTGCTTGGACTTGTCTACAGAGCTTTTCTTGCTTCGGGAGATAGCGTGGCGATGATGTCGCCAGGGTTTTCGTTCAACCGCAAACTTGCCATGTTGCAGGGTGCTCAATTTCTCGAAATCGAGTTTAGCGAAGATCATTCCTTGCCGATGGAGCAATTGCTCTTCGGTCCTGCAAAGGACGCCAAGTTCATTCTGTTGGCCAATCCGAACAATCCGACCGGAACGTTCATTCCGGTGGCCCATATCGAGCGCCTGCTGGCGAAATCGGACCGCTTGATCGTGCTGGATGAGGCCTACGTCGACTTTGCACCCGAGAATGGTCTGCGCCTCATCAATCGTTATTCGAACCTTCTGGTCCTTAGAACATTTTCTAAAAGCTATGCTGCCGCGGGCATTCGCGTCGGTTTTGGTTTCGGTCACCCCGAAATTATTGGCAGGCTACGCAACATCCAGAACGTCTTCAACATGAATGTGATCGGGCATGCGATTGGTATCAGCGTCCTTGCGCATCGCGCCGCCTATGCAGACAATCACAAACAAATCAAGCATCAACGACAGCGAGTGACGCTCGCGCTATCGCAACTTGGATTTTCCGTAACGCCTTCCCACACAAACTTCTTGCTAGCCCGCGTGCCCGCACCGGACGGCTCATGGTGGCAATCAGCCTTTGCAAAGGAAAAAATACTTGTTGCTTACTTTCCCGATAAAGGCTTGGAAAATCACATCCGCGTCAGCATCGGTACAAAAGAGCACATGGATGCTTTTCTCAGTGCTGCTGGGCATATTAGTAGGGCACTTAAGATGCCAGCATCAACACCTCATCTAGCACGGGGCTAG
- a CDS encoding LLM class flavin-dependent oxidoreductase, which translates to MNKIFPSDLAVGIFDHLDEDGLDIARQYEDRLKLAEACDQLGFYAYHLAEHHCTPHGRGPSPNLFLSSVAQRTRRLRVGPLVMLLALYHPLRAFEEICMLDQLSGGRLELGIGRGSLPIELGYFGIGSDAAPDHYAEASEILMNALKGGTLSYQGRHFELNSVPLTLRAHQRPHPPTWIATNRPEPAAWAAANGVNIACVGHSSSVRRITDAFRAGREHTSDAGDQAPFLGLLRMVVIGRSETDARSLAAPAYERWLKSFKFLYDLNAMPTPPNLPLTFDAAIEKELCVVGTAASAGQALLDQLEKAGANYLLCQLAFGNLSLDASLYTAAAIQSAIMARVDRP; encoded by the coding sequence ATGAATAAGATCTTTCCTTCAGACCTAGCTGTCGGCATCTTCGATCATCTGGACGAGGACGGCCTTGATATAGCCCGACAATACGAAGATCGCCTGAAGTTAGCGGAGGCGTGCGATCAGCTTGGGTTCTATGCATATCATCTCGCAGAGCACCATTGTACCCCACATGGGAGAGGTCCATCACCGAATCTGTTCTTGTCGAGCGTAGCCCAACGAACCCGACGCCTTCGTGTGGGTCCATTGGTAATGCTGCTCGCCCTCTATCATCCGCTACGTGCGTTCGAAGAGATCTGTATGCTGGATCAATTGAGCGGTGGCAGGCTCGAACTTGGGATAGGGCGCGGCTCGCTCCCGATCGAATTAGGTTATTTTGGGATTGGCTCGGACGCGGCGCCAGACCACTATGCGGAAGCCAGCGAAATTCTTATGAATGCGCTGAAAGGCGGCACGCTATCTTATCAAGGCCGCCATTTCGAGTTGAACAGCGTTCCGCTGACGCTAAGAGCTCATCAGCGTCCGCATCCGCCGACTTGGATCGCCACGAACCGACCCGAACCAGCAGCCTGGGCCGCTGCGAATGGCGTGAACATCGCGTGCGTGGGACATTCCTCTTCCGTTCGCAGAATTACTGATGCCTTCCGCGCCGGTCGAGAGCACACCAGCGACGCGGGCGACCAAGCGCCATTTCTTGGATTGCTCCGAATGGTCGTGATTGGGCGTTCTGAAACGGATGCACGTTCACTCGCCGCACCTGCTTACGAACGGTGGCTTAAGAGCTTTAAATTCCTTTACGATCTCAACGCCATGCCGACTCCACCAAACCTGCCGCTGACTTTCGATGCGGCAATCGAGAAGGAATTGTGCGTAGTAGGAACGGCAGCTTCTGCGGGACAAGCTCTTCTTGACCAGCTGGAAAAGGCAGGTGCAAACTACCTCCTTTGTCAACTTGCATTTGGGAATCTGTCGTTAGATGCTTCCCTATATACGGCAGCGGCAATTCAATCGGCAATTATGGCTCGAGTTGACCGACCTTGA
- a CDS encoding cold-shock protein has translation MATGTVKWFNSTKGFGFIQPDNGGQDVFVHISAVERAGLSTLNEGQKINYEIEQDRRTGKSSAGSLSKAG, from the coding sequence ATGGCGACCGGAACGGTAAAGTGGTTCAACAGCACCAAGGGATTTGGATTTATCCAGCCCGACAATGGCGGTCAGGATGTTTTCGTCCACATTTCGGCTGTCGAGCGAGCGGGCCTTTCGACCCTTAATGAAGGCCAGAAGATCAACTACGAGATCGAACAGGACCGTCGTACCGGCAAGTCCTCCGCTGGCAGTCTCAGCAAAGCTGGCTGA
- a CDS encoding cytochrome-c peroxidase, with translation MKMLFTATALAFLVATAVAAQLIPVDLRQMALATFKPLPSRPAVADNPITPEKIALGKALFFDPRLSSSGVFSCNSCHNLATGGDDNRETSIGHGWQMGSRNAPTVFNAVFNKGQFWDGRAADLKAQAKGPIQAGAEMANTPDQVIDTVKSMPQYVEWFNSAFPDEVDRISFDNVAKAIEAYEATLITPAPFDAFLNGNDAAISSEQKQGLALFIEKGCSSCHSGINVGGEGYYPFGLVEKPSADVLPEYDKGRFAVTNAADDSYVFRVAPLRNVAITAPYFHSGKVWDLRQAVATMGTTQLGEDLTGYEVDRIVAFLSSLTGKLPEISYPVLPAETATTPRPQSQILRK, from the coding sequence ATGAAAATGCTATTCACTGCGACGGCCCTTGCCTTTCTGGTGGCCACTGCAGTTGCTGCGCAACTGATCCCAGTAGATCTCAGACAAATGGCACTGGCCACATTCAAGCCTTTGCCATCCAGGCCGGCGGTCGCCGACAACCCGATCACACCGGAGAAGATTGCCCTCGGCAAGGCACTGTTCTTCGATCCGCGCCTCTCCTCGTCAGGCGTCTTCTCGTGCAACTCGTGCCATAACTTGGCGACCGGAGGCGACGACAATCGCGAAACGTCGATAGGCCACGGTTGGCAGATGGGATCGCGCAATGCGCCGACGGTATTTAATGCTGTCTTCAACAAAGGGCAGTTTTGGGATGGTCGCGCCGCGGACCTGAAGGCTCAGGCCAAAGGACCCATACAGGCCGGTGCCGAAATGGCCAACACACCGGATCAAGTCATCGACACGGTTAAGTCGATGCCGCAGTACGTCGAGTGGTTCAATTCTGCTTTCCCGGATGAAGTGGATCGCATTTCCTTCGATAACGTTGCTAAAGCAATCGAAGCCTATGAGGCGACACTGATCACGCCGGCCCCCTTCGACGCCTTTCTCAATGGCAATGATGCCGCCATCAGTTCCGAACAGAAACAGGGCCTGGCGCTTTTCATCGAAAAGGGCTGCTCGTCTTGCCATTCCGGTATTAACGTTGGAGGCGAAGGGTATTACCCATTCGGCCTCGTTGAGAAGCCCAGCGCGGATGTTCTGCCCGAGTACGACAAGGGCAGATTTGCCGTCACCAATGCAGCTGACGATTCCTATGTTTTCCGCGTGGCACCGCTGCGGAACGTAGCAATCACGGCGCCGTACTTTCATTCGGGCAAGGTTTGGGACCTGAGACAGGCCGTCGCCACCATGGGGACCACCCAGCTCGGCGAAGACTTAACGGGATACGAAGTCGACCGGATCGTTGCCTTCCTTAGTTCACTGACCGGAAAGCTACCCGAGATATCTTATCCCGTCTTACCCGCTGAAACGGCGACAACACCTCGACCTCAATCGCAGATCTTGAGAAAATAG
- a CDS encoding ATP-binding protein: MSILQKSLDEVVVSDLEQICAHQVRETYDLEFKKDLPFLRVKGQTEEADRWVTRGDRVGDYARDKILAELIAFANAERGTLILGIDETDDEPRRARAISPVPRCEDLAKRLADSCEDVIEPRLPLVAARALPLDGDAGVVILRVGRSSIGPHRLASDGQFYTRRGERSVRMTVREVRDLVLEINRRGNAIEELFSARRAVTRNDLQFAWRTATSKGISRCFDIRPVINPAKIKLLPSNLNRSDTP, from the coding sequence ATGAGCATCCTGCAAAAATCTCTCGATGAGGTTGTAGTTTCCGACCTGGAGCAGATCTGTGCTCATCAGGTTCGCGAGACCTACGACCTTGAGTTCAAGAAAGATCTGCCATTCTTGCGCGTGAAAGGGCAGACAGAAGAGGCTGACCGCTGGGTTACGCGGGGCGACCGGGTGGGGGACTACGCCCGAGACAAGATACTTGCGGAGCTCATCGCCTTTGCCAACGCCGAACGCGGCACATTGATTCTCGGTATTGACGAGACCGATGATGAACCCAGGCGAGCACGAGCAATATCTCCCGTGCCCCGGTGTGAGGATCTTGCAAAACGGCTCGCTGACTCGTGTGAAGACGTCATTGAGCCCCGCCTGCCACTGGTTGCCGCGCGAGCATTGCCTTTGGATGGCGATGCTGGCGTCGTGATTCTGCGCGTTGGGCGTTCGTCCATCGGGCCACACAGGCTTGCTTCTGATGGCCAGTTCTATACGCGAAGAGGTGAACGGAGCGTAAGAATGACAGTACGCGAAGTCAGAGACCTAGTCCTCGAAATAAATAGGCGCGGCAATGCCATCGAAGAACTCTTTAGTGCACGACGAGCTGTCACTCGCAATGATCTTCAGTTCGCTTGGCGGACGGCGACGAGTAAAGGCATTTCGCGCTGCTTCGACATTAGGCCAGTCATTAATCCGGCCAAGATCAAACTTCTCCCATCGAATCTAAACCGCTCAGACACGCCGTGA
- the virD4 gene encoding type IV secretion system ATPase VirD4 (The ATPase VirD4 is a core component of the VirB/VirD4 form of type IV secretion systems (T4SS), also known as type IVa secretion systems.), whose amino-acid sequence MASTKTTPNIALSIACSLALGFCAASLYATFRHWRSGAALMTFDVRAFWFETPFYLGFATPVFYRGVAIVLSTSAVVLLIQQIVTRRNLEHHGTARWARVDEMRRPGFLRRYRGVTGPVFGKTSGPFWPGYYLTNGEQPHSLIVAPTRAGKGVGIVIPTLLTFKGSVIALDVKGELFELTSRARQAAGAEVFKFAPLDSERRTNCFNPLLDLIALPPQQQFTEARRLAANLITAKGEGAEGFVNGARDLFVAGILACIERGTPTIGAVYDLFAQPGEKFKLFARLAMETRNKEAQRIFDDMAGNDTKILTSYTSVLGDGGLNLWADPAVKAATSRSDFSVYDLRRRRTCIYLCVSPNDLEVVAPLVRLFFQQVVSILQRSMPRQDEKYEVLFLLDEFKHLGKLEAIETAITTIAGYKGRFMLIIQSLSALTGAYGEAGKQNFLSNTGLQVFMATADDETPNYISKAIGEYTFEAKSISYSQARTFDWNIQKSNQGAPLLRPEQVRLLDDDYEIVLIKGLPPLKLRKVRYFSDRILKRIFESQAGVLPEPAPLTIADEGLSAESQLDDPLPELTQRL is encoded by the coding sequence ATGGCTTCAACAAAAACGACCCCCAACATAGCTCTTAGCATCGCGTGCTCGCTCGCCTTGGGCTTCTGCGCGGCAAGTTTGTACGCGACGTTCCGCCACTGGCGTAGCGGCGCGGCTTTGATGACGTTTGACGTCCGGGCCTTTTGGTTTGAGACGCCCTTCTATCTGGGTTTCGCGACCCCCGTCTTCTATCGGGGCGTAGCTATCGTGCTTTCAACGTCCGCGGTGGTGTTGCTGATTCAGCAGATCGTAACACGGCGCAACCTCGAACATCACGGGACGGCGCGCTGGGCGCGAGTGGATGAGATGAGACGCCCGGGTTTTCTACGACGATACCGTGGCGTAACAGGCCCGGTATTTGGCAAGACGAGTGGCCCTTTCTGGCCTGGCTACTACCTAACCAATGGCGAGCAGCCTCACAGCCTTATCGTCGCACCGACCCGTGCTGGTAAGGGCGTCGGCATAGTCATTCCAACGCTACTTACATTCAAGGGCTCGGTTATAGCTCTCGACGTCAAAGGGGAGCTCTTTGAGCTTACCTCGAGGGCGCGCCAGGCTGCCGGCGCCGAGGTGTTCAAATTTGCGCCGCTGGATTCTGAGCGGCGCACGAATTGCTTTAATCCGTTATTGGACCTTATTGCGCTGCCTCCGCAGCAGCAATTCACCGAGGCCCGCCGCTTGGCGGCAAACCTAATTACGGCGAAGGGGGAGGGCGCCGAAGGTTTCGTCAACGGCGCGCGAGATCTCTTTGTGGCGGGGATCCTTGCCTGCATCGAGCGGGGCACGCCAACAATCGGCGCCGTCTATGACCTCTTCGCCCAGCCGGGGGAGAAGTTTAAGCTCTTCGCGCGACTCGCCATGGAAACCCGGAACAAAGAAGCGCAACGCATCTTCGACGACATGGCTGGGAACGATACAAAAATCCTAACTTCCTACACGTCCGTCCTTGGCGATGGCGGGCTCAATTTGTGGGCGGATCCCGCTGTAAAGGCAGCGACAAGTCGCTCAGATTTTTCGGTCTATGATCTTCGCCGTCGCAGAACGTGCATCTATCTTTGCGTTAGTCCGAACGATCTTGAGGTGGTCGCGCCTTTGGTCCGCCTGTTCTTTCAGCAAGTCGTTTCAATTCTACAGCGGTCGATGCCTCGCCAGGATGAAAAATACGAAGTCCTGTTTCTGCTCGATGAATTCAAACACTTGGGTAAGCTGGAGGCGATCGAGACCGCAATTACGACCATCGCCGGCTACAAGGGTCGCTTTATGCTCATCATCCAAAGCCTCTCGGCACTGACGGGGGCCTATGGTGAGGCTGGCAAGCAGAATTTTCTCAGCAATACGGGCCTGCAAGTGTTCATGGCGACTGCCGATGACGAGACTCCGAACTACATTTCGAAGGCCATCGGTGAATACACGTTTGAAGCCAAATCGATTTCCTACAGCCAAGCGCGAACGTTCGACTGGAACATTCAGAAGTCAAATCAAGGTGCACCGCTGTTGCGTCCGGAACAGGTTCGGCTGCTCGATGACGACTACGAGATTGTGCTCATCAAAGGTCTGCCACCATTGAAATTGAGGAAGGTGCGATATTTTTCGGATCGCATTCTGAAACGCATCTTCGAAAGCCAGGCGGGCGTCCTCCCGGAGCCGGCACCCTTGACGATAGCAGACGAGGGGCTCTCGGCAGAATCTCAACTCGATGACCCGCTGCCTGAATTGACGCAGCGACTTTGA